The Danio aesculapii chromosome 8, fDanAes4.1, whole genome shotgun sequence genome window below encodes:
- the tab3 gene encoding TGF-beta-activated kinase 1 and MAP3K7-binding protein 3, producing MAQGGPQLDYQILQDLRQRFPEIPETVVSQYLLQNNNNADLCYHLLAQESNRYLYEEYHSPDDLHLNRNHMLRISVGYPVPDGVKNNPGGRALVHSSSDGHIEHPRSGFPEPLSAPATMAPSPGYNPFFKNDQSRSNIPTPPPSIPGMSPTYHPVSRYMTPITVTLSQNMPSAPQALQIPPGAYCTSGNTVYMRPSPSQSPQPTPWSTSGTSMYQQSPYATPTYQSPYSSPQHQVQQPPQVFLPISPPTLPGLSYQQTPVSQRPFISSKGPMKNQIEITLEGQRPRSNSPVHTSQGALYMATSPSPSSPSRAISMAGPPGAPIHQGMYAHQAVARPRPTSSPQPAPSAFIKIKVSPRQVQGSSNSPPVETESLLNIVDQGERHGAPPPILPISALPGSIANQINCMPRRSSSGSDDYAYTQALLLHQRARMERLMKELMLERQKLDQLKTEVNEMEFDALQRRFRRVNSTSLIPRPEEMTKIRSQNRQLQIDIDCTLKETDLLQSRGKFDLRTMNNFYDNIQPGPVVPPRAKPTAVQRDEDFEGAQWNCESCTFLNHPALHRCEQCEMPRNT from the exons ATGGCGCAGGGAGGGCCTCAATTGGACTATCAAATACTGCAGGACCTCAGGCAGCGCTTCCCAGAGATTCCAGAGACAGTAGTTTCTCAGTACCTTCTTCAG AACAACAATAACGCGGACCTCTGCTACCACCTGCTGGCTCAGGAGAGTAATCGATACCTGTATGAGGAGTACCACAGCCCAGATGACTTGCACTTAAACCGGAACCACATGCTGCGTATCAGTGTTGGCTACCCTGTTCCTGATGGGGTCAAAAATAATCCTGGCGGCCGAGCTTTGGTCCACAGTTCCAGCGATGGGCATATCGAGCATCCTCGAAGTGGCTTCCCCGAGCCTCTCTCTGCTCCCGCTACCATGGCTCCATCACCCGGATACAACCCCTTCTTCAAAAACGACCAATCACGCTCAAACATCCCCACCCCTCCACCCAGCATTCCAGGCATGTCGCCCACTTACCATCCAGTCTCGCGTTACATGACTCCAATAACAGTGACCCTCTCCCAAAACATGCCTTCTGCCCCACAAGCACTGCAAATCCCGCCTGGTGCCTATTGTACCAGCGGGAACACTGTGTACATGCGTCCATCACCGTCTCAAAGTCCTCAACCTACTCCCTGGTCCACATCTGGGACGTCCATGTACCAGCAGTCTCCTTACGCCACCCCTACGTACCAGTCCCCTTACAGCTCTCCCCAACATCAGGTCCAGCAGCCGCCACAGGTGTTTCTACCCATAAGTCCTCCCACCCTTCCGGGGCTATCCTACCAGCAAACGCCTGTGTCCCAGAGGCCTTTTATATCCTCCAAAGGCCCCATGAAGAACCAGATAGAGATCACATTAGAGGGACAGCGACCACGGAGCAACTCCCCTGTACACACTTCACAGGGAGCACTCTATATGGCCACCAGCCCTTCCCCGAGCTCCCCATCGCGGGCCATCAGTATGGCGGGACCTCCAGGGGCCCCCATTCATCAAGGAATGTATGCCCACCAGGCTGTGGCGAGGCCCCGGCCCACATCCTCTCCTCAGCCTGCCCCCTCCGCCTTCATTAAGATCAAAGTTTCTCCGAGGCAGGTGCAGGGTTCATCAAATTCTCCACCAGTTGAGACTGAATCACTCCTCAACATAGTGGACCAGGGCGAGCGACATGGTGCCCCTCCTCCAATCCTGCCCATCTCTGCGCTGCCGGGGAGCATCGCCAACCAGATCAACTGCATGCCTAGACGGTCCAGCTCCGGCTCGGATGACTATGCATATACTCAAG CGCTTCTCTTGCACCAGCGTGCTCGGATGGAGCGTCTGATGAAAGAACTCATGCTGGAGCGCCAGAAACTGGATCAGTTGAAAACGGAAGTGAATGAAATGGAATTTGACGCCCTGCAGAGACGCTTCAGACGGGTGAACAGCACCAGCCTGATCCCTCGG CCCGAGGAGATGACCAAAATTCGGTCACAAAACAGACAGCTTCAGATTGACATTGATTGCACCTTGAAGGAGACGGACCTGCTGCAGTCCAGAG gCAAGTTTGACTTGAGAACCATGAACAACTTTTATGATAATATTCAGCCTGGTCCTGTTGTACCTCCGAGAG CTAAACCTACGGCTGTGCAACGGGATGAGGATTTCGAAGGCGCTCAATGGAACTGTGAAAGCTGCACTTTTCTTAACCACCCCGCTCTGCACCGCTGCGAACAGTGTGAGATGCCACGCAACACTTGA